A stretch of Henckelia pumila isolate YLH828 chromosome 4, ASM3356847v2, whole genome shotgun sequence DNA encodes these proteins:
- the LOC140864623 gene encoding abscisic acid receptor PYR1-like, with amino-acid sequence MENHQQESSSASGAEEPWTLPPGLTQQEFQDLKPAIDELHNYRVNSFQCFSLLAQRVHAPPETVWSVARRFDKPQTYKHFIKSCTVREGFAMAVGDLREVSVISGLPAATSTERLDLLDEGRRVTGFSIVGGDHRLRNYRSVTSVHGMERDGKIWTVVLESYVVDVPEGNTEEDTRLFADTVVKLNLQKLASVSEAKER; translated from the coding sequence ATGGAGAATCACCAACAAGAATCATCTTCAGCCTCCGGCGCGGAGGAGCCGTGGACGCTTCCGCCGGGGCTGACCCAACAAGAGTTCCAAGATCTGAAGCCCGCCATCGACGAGTTACACAACTACCGAGTCAACTCGTTCCAGTGCTTCTCCCTGCTCGCCCAGCGCGTCCACGCGCCGCCGGAAACCGTCTGGTCCGTCGCCCGGCGCTTCGACAAGCCTCAAACTTACAAGCACTTCATCAAAAGCTGCACGGTGAGGGAGGGGTTCGCGATGGCTGTGGGAGACCTGCGGGAAGTGAGCGTGATATCGGGATTGCCCGCGGCCACGAGCACGGAGAGGCTGGATTTGCTGGACGAAGGGCGGCGCGTGACGGGGTTTAGCATCGTGGGCGGGGATCACAGGCTGAGGAATTACCGGTCGGTGACATCCGTTCATGGGATGGAGCGTGATGGGAAGATCTGGACCGTTGTTTTGGAATCGTACGTGGTGGATGTGCCGGAGGGGAACACGGAGGAGGACACCCGTCTCTTCGCCGATACGGTGGTGAAGTTGAATCTGCAGAAGCTGGCCTCTGTTTCTGAAGCCAAGGAAAGGTAA